From Veillonellales bacterium, a single genomic window includes:
- a CDS encoding cyclopropane-fatty-acyl-phospholipid synthase family protein translates to MKKAVLQAVFEQFKKGGLTVRYWDGEEVFYGDSEPKVKLIFKQKPPLVASIEDPILTFGEYYMDEIIDFEGDVDEISRIVEMNMGALDQNGGGKWMMGRTLKGLTSVADKLKQRHNIHDHYDLGNDFFALWLDKTMSYSCGYFKTPQDSLYDAQLQKIDLILKKLRLQQGQRLLDIGSGWGWLIIRAAQQYGVKAVGITLSEEQYAGTRERIEKLGLGEQIQVKLMNYLDLDPAKDQFDRIVSVGMFEHVGRENLPQYMKKVNELLVPQGLSMLHTITNMIEHEPNAWARKYIFPGGYVPSLRETIGLFPDYDFHLLHAESLRLHYAMTLEHWYKNFSEHLPEVEKKFGRRFVRMWTLYLRFCASSFRTSGLDIYQILFSKGLNNSLPLTLEEIYR, encoded by the coding sequence GTGAAAAAAGCAGTATTGCAGGCAGTGTTTGAACAATTTAAAAAAGGAGGACTTACAGTACGTTATTGGGATGGTGAGGAAGTATTCTATGGAGACAGCGAGCCGAAGGTGAAGCTGATTTTTAAGCAAAAGCCGCCGTTGGTAGCCAGTATTGAAGACCCGATTTTAACCTTCGGTGAATATTATATGGATGAAATTATTGATTTTGAAGGCGATGTGGATGAAATTAGCCGGATAGTGGAAATGAATATGGGGGCTCTGGATCAAAACGGCGGCGGCAAATGGATGATGGGAAGGACGCTGAAAGGCTTGACATCCGTTGCCGATAAGCTGAAGCAGAGGCACAATATTCATGATCATTATGATTTAGGCAATGATTTTTTTGCGTTATGGCTTGATAAAACCATGAGCTATTCCTGCGGTTATTTTAAAACGCCCCAAGACAGTCTTTATGACGCCCAGCTGCAAAAAATTGATTTGATTTTGAAAAAGCTGCGGCTGCAGCAGGGACAGCGTCTGCTGGATATCGGCAGCGGCTGGGGCTGGCTCATTATCCGGGCGGCGCAGCAGTATGGAGTGAAGGCTGTGGGCATTACTTTAAGCGAGGAACAGTATGCCGGCACCAGGGAACGGATCGAGAAACTGGGACTGGGCGAACAGATTCAGGTGAAGCTGATGAATTATCTGGATCTTGACCCGGCAAAAGATCAGTTCGACCGAATTGTCAGTGTGGGAATGTTTGAACATGTAGGAAGAGAAAATTTACCCCAATATATGAAAAAGGTAAATGAATTACTGGTGCCTCAAGGGTTGTCCATGCTGCATACTATTACCAATATGATCGAGCATGAACCGAATGCCTGGGCACGGAAATATATTTTTCCCGGCGGTTATGTACCCTCCCTGCGGGAAACAATCGGGCTGTTCCCCGACTATGATTTCCATCTGCTCCACGCCGAAAGTCTGCGGCTGCACTATGCCATGACCCTGGAACATTGGTACAAGAACTTTTCCGAACATCTGCCGGAAGTGGAAAAGAAATTCGGTCGTCGGTTTGTCCGCATGTGGACCTTATATCTTCGCTTCTGCGCTTCTTCTTTCCGGACTTCCGGGCTGGATATCTACCAAATCCTGTTTTCCAAAGGCTTGAACAATTCCCTGCCCCTTACCCTGGAAGAGATCTATCGGTAA
- a CDS encoding DUF4127 family protein: MNHSKSILLAAFLFCLLLMPTVQAKTLLYVPADDRPVSLEYVADTVKAAKLDIMTPPTADLASRNRGGDSYQLWQWVLDNCKQADAIILSADTMIYGGLVDSRTHHLFNYELKARMDNFRKLKELNPTARIYVFSTIMRTPKMSAGGVEPPYYETYGENIFQLTALQDKEEVQGLTGEEQKRLKEVRELIPRDDLNDWLDRRSKNFRMNTELIDMTRNNIFSYLIIGRDDTAPFSQSHKEGRALTKSASDLPASKFGTFPGADQLGMVLVTRAINDLETRIPIVEVHYALGSGSDTIPTYEDQPVGKTIIAHIVAAGGIVMLSPQRPDLVLVVNTPVNGVTLEADSFSNLPISTPGMHRFADEIQSYLNTGKKIAIADIAFGNGADNSLLHELAGRHLLEKFSSYSGWNTASNTIGYAVGQGMLARDMSDQKRRNLLAVRYLDDWSYQANIRSQVDSEVLYPQGGSLVYLNQLTPLLTAETEKRIRSFTKANIDWLSPERIHVSFPWNRMFEVRIAVDPQP; encoded by the coding sequence ATGAATCATAGCAAGTCCATATTGCTGGCGGCCTTTTTATTTTGTCTGCTGCTGATGCCGACGGTACAAGCTAAGACACTGCTGTATGTACCGGCAGATGACAGGCCGGTTAGTTTAGAGTATGTAGCTGATACGGTTAAGGCGGCTAAGCTGGATATTATGACACCGCCGACCGCCGATTTAGCCAGCCGGAACCGGGGAGGCGACAGCTACCAGCTATGGCAATGGGTGCTGGACAACTGCAAGCAGGCCGACGCGATTATTTTATCGGCAGATACTATGATATACGGTGGCTTGGTGGATTCCCGTACGCATCATTTATTTAATTATGAACTGAAAGCGAGAATGGATAATTTTCGCAAATTGAAGGAACTCAATCCCACTGCCCGAATCTATGTATTCAGTACCATTATGCGGACGCCGAAAATGAGCGCCGGCGGAGTGGAACCTCCTTATTATGAAACTTATGGCGAAAATATTTTTCAGCTGACAGCTCTCCAGGACAAAGAAGAAGTCCAGGGACTGACCGGGGAGGAGCAGAAGCGGCTGAAAGAAGTCAGAGAGTTAATCCCCCGGGATGACTTAAACGACTGGCTGGATCGGCGGAGCAAAAATTTCCGGATGAATACCGAACTCATCGACATGACCCGGAATAATATATTCAGCTATCTGATTATCGGCCGGGACGATACCGCGCCTTTTTCTCAGTCCCATAAAGAAGGACGGGCTTTGACTAAAAGCGCTTCCGACCTTCCGGCCAGCAAGTTCGGCACTTTTCCCGGGGCCGATCAACTGGGAATGGTATTGGTAACCAGGGCGATTAATGACTTGGAGACGCGTATCCCCATTGTGGAAGTTCATTATGCTTTGGGGTCCGGATCTGATACTATACCGACTTATGAGGATCAACCGGTTGGCAAAACGATTATCGCCCATATCGTTGCCGCCGGCGGAATCGTGATGTTATCGCCCCAGCGGCCTGATTTGGTGCTGGTAGTCAATACGCCGGTAAACGGGGTGACACTGGAGGCCGATTCCTTCAGCAATCTTCCCATATCCACCCCCGGCATGCATCGGTTCGCGGATGAAATTCAGTCGTACCTGAACACCGGGAAAAAGATTGCCATTGCTGACATTGCTTTTGGCAATGGTGCCGATAATTCTCTGCTGCATGAGTTAGCCGGCCGGCATTTGCTGGAAAAGTTCAGTTCCTATTCCGGCTGGAATACAGCCAGCAATACCATTGGCTATGCCGTTGGTCAGGGTATGCTGGCGCGTGACATGAGCGATCAGAAACGCCGGAATTTATTAGCGGTACGTTATTTGGACGATTGGTCCTATCAGGCCAATATTCGCAGCCAGGTCGATAGCGAGGTGCTTTATCCCCAAGGGGGCAGTTTGGTGTATCTGAATCAGCTGACGCCGCTGCTCACAGCCGAAACGGAAAAAAGGATCCGGTCCTTTACCAAAGCCAATATCGACTGGCTTTCGCCGGAACGGATCCACGTATCCTTTCCCTGGAACCGGATGTTTGAAGTGAGGATTGCAGTCGATCCTCAGCCATAA